From Erinaceus europaeus chromosome 9, mEriEur2.1, whole genome shotgun sequence, one genomic window encodes:
- the N4BP3 gene encoding NEDD4-binding protein 3: MATAPGPAGIAMGSVGSLLERQDFSPEELRAALSGSRGSRQPDGLLRKGLGQRELLSYLHLPKKDGKTAKRTPRAEPTDYATFYYREHPRAGDFSKTSLPERGRFDKCRIRPSVFKPVTGTGKGFLSMQSLAAHKGQKLWRSNGSLHTLACHPPLSPGPRASQAQARAQLLHALSLDEAGAEPEPSLSDSSSGGSFGHSPSTGPFSSSLGHINHLGGSLDRTSRSPKEAGPLAALNCLPEPPPPYEFSCSTTEEVVAAVLPDTCEDLKRGLADEEGGNPLTQMLEERQRLWLGELKRLYVERLHEVAQKAERSERTLQLQLFVAQQEQRRLRKELRAQQGLGPEQTDPSSRPEEEARWEVCQKTAEISLLKQQLREAQAELAQKLAEIFSLKTQLRGSRAQTQAQDAELARLREAVRSLQEQAPREEAPGNCETDDCKSRGLLGEVEEGAPELLRAELQQERLRGQEQALRFEQERRTWQEEKERVLRYQREIQGSYMDMYRRNQALEQELRALREPPEPWSPRLESSKI; encoded by the exons ATGGCCACAGCACCAGGCCCTGCTGGCATCGCCATGGGCAGTGTGGGCAGTCTGCTGGAGCGACAGGACTTCTCCCCTGAAGAGCTGCGGGCGGCCCTCTCAGGGTCCCGAGGCTCCCGCCAGCCAGATGGGCTCCTCCGTAAGGGCTTGGGCCAGCGTGAGCTCCTCAGCTACCTGCACCTCCCCAAGAAGGACGGCAAGACGGCCAAGCGGACCCCACGTGCTGAGCCCACCGACTATGCCACCTTCTACTACCGCGAGCACCCAAGGGCCGGCGACTTCAGCAAGACCTCGCTGCCTGAGCGAGGCCGTTTTGACAAG TGCCGCATACGCCCGTCAGTGTTCAAGCCTGTGACGGGCACTGGGAAAGGCTTCCTGTCCATGCAGAGCCTGGCGGCCCACAAGGGCCAGAAGCTGTGGCGCAGCAACGGCAGCCTGCACACCCTGGCCTGCCACCCACCCCTGAGCCCTGGACCCCGGGCCAGTCAGGCCCAGGCCCGTGCCCAGCTGCTCCATGCCCTTAGCTTGGATGAGGCTGGCGCCGAACCCGAGCCCAGCCTGTCCGACTCCTCCAGTGGGGGGAGCTTTGGCCACAGCCCCAGCACTGGCCCTTTCAGCTCTTCTCTGGGCCACATCAACCACCTCGGGGGCTCCCTGGACCGTACCTCGCGAAGCCCCAAGGAGGCGGGCCCCCTGGCTGCGCTGAACTGCCTGCCTGAGCCCCCGCCCCCCTACGAGTTctcctgctccaccactgaggAGGTGGTGGCAGCTGTGCTGCCGGATACCTGTGAAGACCTCAAGAGGGGCCTCGCGGACGAGGAGGGTGGCAACCCCCTCACGCAG ATGCTGGAAGAGCGCCAGCGGCTGTGGCTTGGTGAGCTGAAGCGCCTGTACGTGGAGCGGCTGCATGAGGTGGCCCAGAAGGCTGAGCGCAGCGAGCGCACCCTTCAGCTGCAGCTCTTCGTGGCCCAGCAGGAGCAGCGGCGCCTGCGCAAAGAGCTGCGGGCACAGCAGGGCCTGGGCCCCGAGCAAACGGACCCCAGCAGCCGGCCAGAGGAGGAGGCCCGGTGGGAG GTGTGCCAGAAGACGGCGGAGATCAGCCTCCTGAAGCAGCAGCTGCGCGAGGCCCAGGCCGAGCTGGCACAGAAGTTGGCAGAGATCTTCAGCCTGAAGACGCAGCTCCGCGGCAGCCGCGCGCAGACCCAGGCGCAGGACGCGGAGCTGGCCCGGCTGCGGGAGGCTGTgcgcagcctgcaggagcaggCCCCGCGGGAGGAGGCCCCGGGCAATTGCGAGACTGACGACTGCAAGAGCCGGGGTTTACTGGGAGAGGTGGAGGAGGGCGCCCCTGAGCTGCTGCGGGCTGAACTGCAGCAGGAACGGCTGCGGGGCCAGGAGCAGGCATTGCGCTTTGAGCAGGAGCGGCGGACAtggcaggaggagaaagagagggtttTGCGCTACCAGCGCGAGATCCAGGGCAGCTACATGGACATGTACCGCCGCAACCAGGCGCTTGAGCAGGAGCTACGGGCGTTGCGGGAGCCCCCGGAGCCCTGGAGCCCGCGCCTCGAGTCCTCTAAGATCTGA